A section of the Ornithinimicrobium sufpigmenti genome encodes:
- a CDS encoding alanine/glycine:cation symporter family protein: MLTSLQLPMGGAESPQDSRDPAWITNLETTVNDNFKIVTDLSGDIIFFEIPFTDIPFVVAWLIVAAVFFTLYFGFIQVRGIPTAFDVIRGRYSSKDDPGEIPHYQALTSALSGTVGLGNIAGVGAAVTMGGPGATFWMILAGLFGMATKFAECTLGVKYREIRPDGTVSGGPFKYLPVAFTKFPRPVSVFLTGLFAVAILFFGVGGGNMFQANQTYSQVVTVLDSDGTGFLSSTTGGLVVGLVIATLVGLVIIGGMRSIGRTTATLVPLMGGIYVLACLVVIFGNAAQIPGAIAGIFTGAFTAEGVVGGFVGVIVVGMTRAAFSNEAGLGSAPIAHSTVRTRRPVSEGFVAIFEPFIDTVIICTMTALTISIANTDFYNQERQAYFESGGEHGLSGVEITSDAFGQQISWFPAVLAVAVALFAISTLITWSYYGQRAWNHLFGDTARSTMVYRVVFLLFTVLGCLLSFTSVLEFADNFLFVCAFVNLLGVYLLLPTIKREMKEYLADRKAGTLDQLGLEDAQKEVALAEIADATQLVDAEGRNAAGIGATPEELREGVDAPKDPPQDDPHDDGFGLGTATMPYPPPPGVQRRLRARRPGREPDPDTSGQGDATDPDDGRG; the protein is encoded by the coding sequence ATGCTGACGAGCCTGCAGCTCCCCATGGGAGGCGCCGAGAGTCCCCAGGACAGCCGAGACCCGGCCTGGATCACCAACCTGGAAACGACGGTCAACGACAACTTCAAGATCGTCACCGACCTCTCCGGCGACATCATCTTCTTCGAGATCCCGTTCACCGACATCCCGTTCGTGGTGGCCTGGCTGATCGTCGCCGCCGTCTTCTTCACGCTCTACTTCGGGTTCATCCAGGTGCGCGGGATCCCGACGGCGTTCGACGTCATCCGCGGCAGGTACTCCTCCAAGGACGACCCTGGCGAGATCCCGCACTACCAGGCGCTGACCTCGGCGCTGTCGGGCACGGTGGGGCTGGGCAACATCGCCGGCGTCGGTGCGGCCGTGACGATGGGTGGCCCGGGCGCGACCTTCTGGATGATCCTGGCGGGCCTGTTCGGGATGGCGACGAAGTTCGCCGAGTGCACGCTCGGGGTGAAGTACCGCGAGATCCGGCCCGACGGGACGGTCTCCGGCGGGCCGTTCAAGTACCTGCCGGTGGCCTTCACCAAGTTCCCGCGGCCCGTCTCCGTCTTCCTCACCGGCCTCTTCGCCGTCGCGATCCTGTTCTTCGGGGTGGGTGGCGGCAACATGTTCCAGGCTAACCAGACCTACAGCCAGGTCGTCACCGTCCTGGACTCCGACGGCACCGGCTTCCTGTCCTCCACCACCGGGGGGCTGGTCGTCGGGCTGGTCATCGCCACGCTCGTCGGCCTGGTGATCATCGGCGGCATGCGCTCCATCGGACGCACGACGGCCACGCTGGTGCCGCTCATGGGCGGCATCTACGTGCTGGCGTGCCTCGTCGTCATCTTCGGCAACGCCGCGCAGATCCCCGGCGCGATCGCCGGCATCTTCACCGGTGCCTTCACCGCCGAGGGCGTGGTCGGCGGCTTCGTCGGCGTCATCGTGGTGGGGATGACCCGCGCCGCCTTCTCCAACGAGGCCGGCCTCGGCTCCGCACCGATCGCGCACTCCACGGTCCGGACGCGGCGCCCCGTCTCGGAGGGCTTCGTCGCGATCTTCGAGCCATTCATCGACACGGTGATCATCTGCACGATGACGGCGCTGACGATCAGCATCGCCAACACCGACTTCTACAACCAGGAGCGGCAGGCCTACTTCGAGTCCGGCGGCGAGCACGGTCTGTCCGGCGTGGAGATCACCTCCGACGCCTTCGGCCAGCAGATCTCCTGGTTCCCGGCGGTCCTGGCCGTGGCTGTCGCCCTGTTCGCCATCTCCACCCTCATCACCTGGTCCTACTACGGCCAGCGGGCCTGGAACCACCTCTTCGGCGACACAGCGCGGTCCACGATGGTCTACCGGGTCGTCTTCCTCCTCTTCACCGTCCTGGGCTGCCTCCTCAGCTTCACCTCAGTTCTGGAGTTCGCCGACAACTTCCTCTTCGTCTGCGCCTTCGTCAACCTGCTGGGCGTCTACCTGCTGCTGCCCACGATCAAGCGCGAGATGAAGGAGTACCTCGCCGACCGCAAGGCCGGGACCTTGGACCAGCTGGGGCTGGAGGACGCACAGAAGGAGGTGGCGCTCGCGGAGATCGCCGACGCCACCCAGCTGGTCGACGCCGAGGGGCGCAACGCCGCCGGCATCGGCGCTACGCCCGAGGAGCTGCGCGAGGGGGTGGACGCCCCGAAGGATCCTCCGCAGGACGACCCCCACGACGACGGGTTCGGCCTCGGCACGGCAACCATGCCCTACCCGCCACCTCCCGGTGTGCAGCGACGGCTGCGCGCCCGGCGTCCGGGCCGGGAGCCCGACCCCGACACGTCCGGGCAGGGCGACGCCACCGACCCGGACGACGGGCGCGGCTGA
- a CDS encoding FAD-binding oxidoreductase: MSATAELDRLLPGRVVTDPGIAAGYAVDASPQAVALSGEEFTVVRARSREDVVATLRYAAEHRVPVVPQGARTSTTGSGEALAGGIVLSTEAMTDLVIDPVERVAVVGPGVINTDLKAAAATHGLAYPPDPASASMCSIGGNIATNAGGLCCVKYGVTADYVRGLEVVLPGGEVMRTGRRTAKGVAGYDLTGLFVGSEGTLGVVTEAVVRLVPLGDPPLTVLAVFPDLAATVAGIEALRTQPHTPSLVELMDGPSIAAVQAYGDYGFPADVGGVLLVQSDRPGHAGEDVAVYAELLAAAGATEVAVAEDRVEADLLLEGRRVLNPALKARGDRIIEDVCVPVGRLGELVAAVHEIGERHGVGTTCAGHAGDGNLHPCFFYDRHDPASMRAAERAFDDLVRVAWALGGTLTGEHGVGSLKVGWLAEELGTAEVDRQRAVKALFDPMGIMNPGRGIA; encoded by the coding sequence ATGAGCGCCACCGCCGAACTGGACCGCCTCCTGCCCGGCCGGGTCGTCACCGACCCGGGCATCGCCGCCGGGTATGCCGTGGACGCCTCGCCGCAGGCCGTGGCGCTGTCCGGGGAGGAGTTCACCGTCGTGCGGGCGCGCTCCCGGGAGGACGTGGTGGCCACGCTGCGGTATGCCGCCGAGCACCGGGTCCCTGTCGTGCCGCAGGGCGCGCGGACATCCACGACCGGCTCCGGCGAGGCCCTGGCCGGTGGGATCGTGCTCTCCACGGAGGCGATGACCGACCTGGTGATCGACCCGGTGGAGCGGGTCGCCGTGGTCGGTCCCGGGGTGATCAACACCGACCTCAAGGCTGCGGCGGCCACGCACGGGCTGGCCTACCCGCCCGACCCGGCGAGCGCCTCGATGTGCTCGATCGGCGGCAACATCGCCACCAACGCCGGTGGGTTGTGCTGCGTCAAGTACGGCGTGACCGCCGACTACGTGCGCGGCCTGGAGGTGGTCCTGCCCGGCGGTGAGGTGATGCGCACCGGCCGGCGGACGGCCAAGGGCGTGGCCGGCTACGACCTCACCGGGCTGTTCGTCGGCTCCGAGGGGACGCTGGGCGTGGTCACCGAGGCCGTGGTGCGGCTGGTGCCGCTCGGCGACCCGCCACTGACGGTGCTCGCGGTCTTCCCCGACCTGGCCGCCACGGTGGCGGGCATCGAGGCCTTGCGCACGCAGCCGCATACCCCGAGCCTGGTCGAGCTGATGGACGGTCCGAGCATCGCGGCGGTGCAGGCCTACGGCGACTACGGCTTCCCCGCGGACGTCGGCGGTGTGCTGCTCGTCCAGTCCGACCGGCCGGGACACGCTGGTGAGGACGTCGCGGTGTATGCCGAGCTGCTCGCGGCCGCCGGCGCCACCGAGGTGGCCGTGGCCGAGGACCGGGTCGAGGCCGACCTGCTGCTCGAGGGCCGGCGCGTGCTCAACCCGGCGCTGAAGGCGCGGGGCGACCGGATCATCGAGGACGTCTGCGTCCCGGTCGGGCGCCTCGGTGAGCTGGTCGCCGCCGTGCACGAGATCGGCGAGCGGCACGGGGTGGGGACCACCTGCGCCGGACACGCCGGGGACGGCAACCTGCACCCCTGCTTCTTCTACGACCGGCACGACCCGGCGAGCATGCGGGCCGCCGAGCGCGCCTTCGACGACCTCGTCCGCGTCGCCTGGGCCCTGGGCGGGACCCTGACCGGGGAGCACGGCGTCGGCTCGCTCAAGGTCGGCTGGCTCGCCGAGGAGCTGGGCACGGCCGAGGTCGACCGTCAGCGGGCCGTCAAGGCGCTCTTCGACCCGATGGGGATCATGAACCCCGGTCGCGGCATCGCCTGA
- the ileS gene encoding isoleucine--tRNA ligase translates to MAYPKKHTGAAGLTPSPVFPEIECAVLDYWDEHGTFARSVEQRDAGEDGSNEFVFNDGPPFANGLPHYGHLLTGYVKDVVPRYQTMRGKRVERRFGWDTHGLPAELEAMDQLGIKTKDEILQLGIEKFNDACRESVLKYTHEWEEYVTRQARWVDFENDYKTLNVGYMESVLWAFKSLHDKGLAYEGFRVLPYCWNDETPLSNHELRMDEEVYQVRRDPAVTVGLRILPRVPEGEDEQGYAASPGGDPLAGALALVWTTTPWTLPSNLAIMVGEDIDYVLVESDFTGRTERYLLAEARLPAYTNELGEEPTVVGRYTGAELAGRSYVPPFGYYLGWERAHRLVVAEFVTTTDGSGLVHTAGAFGEEDKVVTDREGIEAVMPVGADGRFTHPVDEYAGQLVFDANGPIVDHLKAATRAQAPDADPAALDTGAVTGGTVLLRREAYDHSYPHCWRCREPLIYKGVSSWFVEVTKFKDTMLRTNEDITWVPEHVKHGQFGKWLENARDWSISRNRFWGSPIPVWKSDDPAYPRTDVYGSLEEIERDFGTLPRNRDGEVDLHRPFVDELTRPNPDDPTGKSTMRRVEDVLDVWFDSGSMPFAQWHFPFENTQWFEQHYPADFIVEYIGQTRGWFYTMHVLAAALFDRPAFSHCISHGIVLGNDGQKMSKSLKNYPDVREVFDRDGADAMRWFLMSSPILRGGNLVVTEQGIREGVRQVLIPLWNAWYFFGLYANASSYEARWSTESTDPMDRYILAKTREFVTEVQAAQDRLDIAGACDGVRTFVDVLTNWYIRRSRDRFWGDDRSAFDTLYTVLEVLCRVAAPLLPLTTEEVWRGLTGGESVHLTDWPDVADLPEDPELVEAMDAVREVCSATLALRKAEQLRVRLPLSSLSVATANADVLRRHPGLADIVRDEVNVREVVVLDVAEASASDFGVEQRLTVNARAAGPRLGREVQTAIKGSKSGDWSVAEDGSVTAGGLALLEGEFTLETVVAQGEAGGSRATAMLRGGGFVVLDTEVTDDLAREGLARDLVRAVQGARKDAGLEITDRISLTVVGDDDVWQAANEHQKLVMDETLAVQFGAAGAGTPLPQPPKHNLGGGTDPDGGTQPRITSYTTSATLDGARTVDLLITKVDAR, encoded by the coding sequence ATGGCCTACCCCAAGAAGCACACCGGCGCCGCCGGCCTGACGCCGTCCCCGGTCTTCCCGGAGATCGAGTGCGCGGTGCTGGACTACTGGGACGAGCACGGCACCTTCGCCAGGAGCGTCGAGCAGCGCGACGCGGGGGAGGACGGGTCCAACGAGTTCGTCTTCAACGACGGCCCGCCCTTCGCCAACGGGCTGCCGCACTACGGCCACCTGCTCACCGGCTACGTCAAGGACGTCGTGCCGCGCTACCAGACGATGCGCGGCAAGCGGGTGGAGCGGCGCTTCGGCTGGGACACCCACGGGCTGCCGGCCGAGCTGGAGGCGATGGACCAGCTGGGCATCAAGACCAAGGACGAGATCCTCCAGCTGGGGATCGAGAAGTTCAACGACGCCTGCCGCGAGTCGGTGCTGAAGTACACCCACGAGTGGGAGGAGTACGTCACCCGGCAGGCCCGCTGGGTCGACTTCGAGAACGACTACAAGACCCTCAACGTCGGCTACATGGAGTCGGTGCTGTGGGCGTTCAAGAGCCTGCACGACAAGGGCCTGGCCTACGAGGGCTTCCGCGTCCTGCCCTACTGCTGGAACGACGAGACCCCGCTGTCCAACCACGAGCTGCGGATGGACGAGGAGGTCTACCAGGTCCGGCGTGACCCGGCCGTGACCGTCGGCCTGCGGATCCTGCCCCGTGTGCCTGAGGGCGAGGATGAGCAGGGGTATGCGGCGTCCCCCGGCGGCGACCCGCTCGCCGGCGCCCTCGCGCTGGTCTGGACGACGACGCCGTGGACCCTGCCCTCCAACCTGGCGATCATGGTCGGGGAGGACATCGACTACGTCCTGGTCGAGTCGGACTTCACCGGACGGACCGAGCGCTACCTGCTCGCCGAGGCGCGGCTGCCGGCCTACACGAACGAGCTGGGGGAGGAGCCCACGGTCGTCGGCCGGTACACCGGGGCCGAGCTCGCGGGGCGGTCCTACGTCCCGCCGTTCGGCTACTACCTCGGCTGGGAGCGGGCCCACCGCCTGGTCGTGGCCGAGTTCGTCACCACCACCGACGGCTCCGGGCTGGTGCACACGGCCGGCGCCTTCGGTGAGGAGGACAAGGTGGTCACCGACCGCGAGGGCATCGAGGCGGTGATGCCGGTCGGGGCGGACGGGCGCTTCACGCATCCCGTCGACGAGTACGCCGGTCAGCTCGTCTTCGACGCGAACGGCCCGATCGTGGACCACCTGAAGGCCGCGACGCGGGCGCAGGCGCCGGACGCCGACCCTGCCGCGCTGGACACGGGTGCGGTCACCGGGGGCACGGTGCTGCTGCGCCGGGAGGCCTACGACCACTCTTACCCGCACTGCTGGCGCTGCCGCGAGCCGCTGATCTACAAGGGCGTGTCGTCCTGGTTCGTCGAGGTGACGAAGTTCAAGGACACGATGCTGCGCACCAACGAGGACATCACCTGGGTGCCCGAGCACGTCAAGCACGGGCAGTTCGGCAAGTGGCTGGAGAACGCCCGCGACTGGTCGATCTCCCGCAACCGGTTCTGGGGCAGCCCGATCCCCGTCTGGAAGTCCGACGACCCGGCCTACCCGCGGACCGACGTCTACGGGTCCCTCGAGGAGATCGAGCGCGACTTCGGCACGCTGCCGCGCAACCGGGACGGTGAGGTCGACCTGCACCGCCCGTTCGTCGACGAGCTCACCCGGCCCAACCCGGACGACCCGACGGGGAAGAGCACGATGCGCCGCGTCGAGGACGTGCTGGACGTCTGGTTCGACTCCGGCTCGATGCCGTTCGCGCAGTGGCACTTCCCGTTCGAGAACACGCAGTGGTTCGAGCAGCACTACCCGGCCGACTTCATCGTCGAGTACATCGGCCAGACGCGCGGCTGGTTCTACACCATGCACGTCCTGGCGGCGGCGCTCTTCGACCGGCCGGCGTTCAGTCACTGCATCAGCCACGGCATCGTGCTGGGCAACGACGGGCAGAAGATGTCCAAGTCGCTGAAGAACTACCCCGACGTGCGCGAGGTCTTCGACCGCGACGGGGCCGACGCCATGCGCTGGTTCCTGATGTCCAGCCCGATCCTGCGCGGCGGCAACCTCGTCGTCACCGAGCAGGGCATCCGCGAGGGCGTGCGCCAGGTGCTCATCCCGCTGTGGAACGCCTGGTACTTCTTCGGCCTCTACGCCAACGCCTCGAGCTACGAGGCCCGCTGGTCGACCGAGTCCACGGACCCGATGGACCGCTACATCCTGGCCAAGACCCGGGAGTTCGTCACCGAGGTGCAGGCGGCCCAGGACCGCCTCGACATCGCCGGTGCCTGCGACGGCGTGCGGACCTTCGTCGACGTGCTGACCAACTGGTACATCCGCCGCTCCCGCGACCGCTTCTGGGGCGACGACCGGTCCGCGTTCGACACGCTCTACACGGTGCTCGAGGTGCTCTGCCGGGTCGCGGCACCGCTCTTGCCGCTCACCACCGAGGAGGTATGGCGCGGGCTCACCGGCGGCGAGTCGGTGCACCTCACCGACTGGCCGGACGTCGCCGACCTGCCCGAGGACCCGGAGCTGGTCGAGGCCATGGACGCGGTGCGCGAGGTCTGCTCCGCGACCCTGGCGCTGCGCAAGGCCGAGCAGCTGCGGGTGCGCCTGCCGCTGTCCTCGCTGAGCGTGGCCACGGCCAACGCCGACGTCCTGCGCCGGCACCCCGGGCTGGCCGACATCGTCCGCGACGAGGTCAACGTGCGCGAGGTCGTCGTGCTCGACGTCGCCGAGGCCTCGGCGTCCGACTTCGGCGTGGAGCAGCGGCTCACGGTCAACGCACGGGCCGCCGGCCCTCGCCTGGGGCGCGAGGTGCAGACGGCGATCAAGGGCAGCAAGTCCGGTGACTGGTCGGTGGCCGAGGACGGCAGCGTCACCGCCGGCGGGCTCGCGCTCCTGGAGGGCGAGTTCACGCTGGAGACCGTCGTGGCGCAGGGTGAGGCCGGTGGCTCCAGGGCCACCGCCATGCTGCGCGGCGGCGGGTTCGTCGTGCTCGACACCGAGGTCACCGACGACCTGGCCCGCGAGGGCCTGGCCCGTGACCTCGTCCGGGCGGTGCAGGGCGCCCGCAAGGACGCCGGCCTGGAGATCACCGACCGGATCAGCCTCACCGTCGTCGGTGACGACGACGTGTGGCAGGCCGCCAACGAGCACCAGAAGCTGGTCATGGACGAGACCCTGGCCGTGCAGTTCGGCGCTGCTGGCGCCGGCACCCCGCTGCCCCAGCCGCCGAAGCACAACCTCGGCGGCGGCACCGACCCGGATGGCGGCACCCAGCCGCGCATCACCTCATACACGACCTCGGCCACCCTGGACGGTGCCCGGACCGTGGACCTGCTGATCACCAAGGTGGATGCCCGATGA
- a CDS encoding bifunctional folylpolyglutamate synthase/dihydrofolate synthase — protein MSEKFFDDNELPLEGDDDYGPDGPALEVDPGAAVPEVRSGGRRARVEEVPPELRARYAEVVDAILARTPEHMPEPTLHRVARVMELMGDPQRAFPMIHLTGTNGKTSTTRFVERILRELGLRTGRFTSPHLHDMRERIALDGEPIGIEAFLATYDDVMPFVEMVDAESLADEDPRRQVRMTYFEVVVCLAYAAFADAPVDVAVVEVGLGGVWDATSVADGVVSVIAPVAIDHTRLLGSTLEEIATEKSGIIKEGALTVAAVQEPEVMQILADRAEETGADLRAEGVSFGVLSREVAVGGQQLSVRGLAGDYPDLFLPLFGAHQAHNAALAIAAVEAFVGGGEQPIDAEVLRAGLAGFTSPGRLEIVRRSPTVLVDAAHNPAGVAALAAALQESFTFTRLVGLLAVLEDKDAESMIQELESVLDHVVVTRTTSPRAIRPQRLGEMCAEYFGQDRVTVVQDLPDALDVAAGLADDSSSGGGVAGAVLATGSITTAAEVRALLGVTTT, from the coding sequence ATGAGCGAGAAGTTCTTCGACGACAACGAACTGCCGCTGGAGGGCGACGACGACTACGGGCCCGACGGTCCGGCGCTCGAGGTCGACCCCGGTGCGGCCGTGCCGGAGGTGCGCTCCGGCGGCCGCCGGGCGCGCGTCGAGGAGGTCCCGCCCGAGCTGCGGGCGCGGTATGCCGAGGTCGTCGACGCGATCCTGGCGCGGACCCCCGAGCACATGCCCGAGCCGACGCTGCACCGCGTGGCCCGGGTGATGGAGCTGATGGGCGACCCGCAGCGGGCGTTCCCGATGATCCACCTCACGGGGACCAACGGCAAGACCTCCACGACGCGCTTCGTCGAGCGCATCCTGCGGGAGCTGGGGCTGCGCACCGGACGGTTCACCAGCCCGCACCTGCACGACATGCGCGAGCGGATCGCCCTCGACGGTGAGCCGATCGGCATCGAGGCGTTCCTGGCCACCTACGACGACGTCATGCCCTTCGTCGAGATGGTCGACGCCGAGTCCCTGGCGGACGAGGACCCGCGGCGGCAGGTCCGGATGACCTACTTCGAGGTCGTCGTGTGCCTGGCGTATGCGGCGTTCGCCGACGCACCCGTGGACGTCGCGGTCGTCGAGGTCGGACTGGGCGGCGTCTGGGACGCCACCTCGGTCGCCGACGGGGTCGTCTCGGTCATCGCGCCGGTCGCCATCGACCACACCCGGCTGCTGGGCTCGACGCTGGAGGAGATCGCCACCGAGAAGTCGGGGATCATCAAGGAGGGTGCCCTCACGGTGGCCGCGGTCCAGGAGCCCGAGGTCATGCAGATCCTCGCGGACCGCGCCGAGGAGACCGGTGCCGACCTTCGCGCCGAGGGGGTGTCCTTCGGCGTGCTCTCCCGCGAGGTCGCCGTCGGCGGCCAGCAGCTGTCGGTGCGGGGACTGGCGGGGGACTACCCAGACCTGTTCCTGCCGCTCTTCGGCGCGCACCAGGCGCACAACGCCGCGCTCGCGATCGCGGCGGTCGAGGCGTTCGTCGGCGGCGGCGAGCAGCCCATCGACGCCGAGGTGCTGCGGGCCGGGCTGGCTGGGTTCACCTCCCCGGGCCGGCTGGAGATCGTGCGCCGCTCGCCCACCGTCCTGGTGGACGCCGCGCACAACCCGGCCGGGGTGGCTGCGCTCGCCGCCGCGCTGCAGGAGTCGTTCACCTTCACCCGCCTGGTCGGGCTGCTCGCGGTCCTGGAGGACAAGGACGCCGAGTCGATGATCCAGGAGCTGGAGTCCGTCCTGGACCACGTCGTGGTCACCCGCACCACCTCGCCCCGGGCCATCCGCCCGCAGCGGCTCGGCGAGATGTGCGCCGAGTACTTCGGCCAGGACCGCGTCACCGTCGTCCAGGACCTGCCGGACGCCCTCGACGTCGCCGCCGGCCTGGCCGACGACAGCAGCAGTGGCGGCGGCGTCGCCGGCGCAGTCCTGGCGACCGGCTCGATCACCACCGCCGCCGAGGTCCGGGCGCTGCTCGGCGTCACCACCACCTGA
- a CDS encoding DUF305 domain-containing protein has protein sequence MTEHDAEQPATAQDGQGPAPAPAAPRDRWRTFGAPALAAVTVLALSLGVLLGWLTFGERTPGDDSVDAGFARDMSEHHAQAIEMSFLVLERTDDHAVGRLAIDIANNQATERGMMMTWLQSWGLPFASPDGERMVWMEHDHHAAEALPPGVPMAGMASPVEIQELTDAEGDEAEILYLQLMTTHHIAGVEMAEDALRNADSPQVRAAAQRMVNAQFGEVTLMKDMLEERDSQAREDIDAWVASQQGSVTDDSEDQGEQGDQVDHDGH, from the coding sequence ATGACCGAGCACGACGCCGAGCAGCCGGCGACGGCGCAGGATGGTCAAGGACCGGCCCCGGCCCCCGCAGCTCCCCGCGACCGGTGGCGCACCTTCGGCGCGCCGGCCCTGGCGGCCGTGACCGTCCTGGCGCTCAGCCTCGGGGTGCTGCTGGGCTGGCTGACCTTCGGCGAGCGCACCCCGGGTGACGACAGCGTCGATGCCGGCTTCGCCCGCGACATGAGCGAGCACCACGCCCAGGCGATCGAGATGAGCTTCCTGGTCCTGGAGCGGACCGACGACCACGCCGTGGGCCGCTTGGCGATCGACATCGCCAACAACCAGGCCACCGAGCGCGGGATGATGATGACCTGGCTGCAGTCCTGGGGGCTGCCCTTCGCCTCCCCCGACGGTGAGCGGATGGTCTGGATGGAGCACGACCACCACGCGGCCGAGGCGCTGCCCCCGGGCGTGCCGATGGCCGGGATGGCCTCGCCGGTGGAGATCCAGGAGCTCACCGACGCCGAGGGGGACGAGGCTGAGATCCTCTACCTGCAGCTGATGACGACCCACCACATCGCGGGGGTGGAGATGGCCGAGGACGCGCTGCGCAACGCCGACTCCCCCCAGGTGCGGGCCGCCGCGCAGCGGATGGTCAACGCCCAGTTCGGCGAGGTCACCCTGATGAAGGACATGCTGGAGGAGAGGGACTCGCAGGCCCGGGAGGACATCGACGCCTGGGTCGCCAGCCAGCAGGGCAGTGTCACCGACGACAGTGAGGACCAAGGCGAACAGGGCGACCAGGTCGACCACGACGGCCACTGA
- a CDS encoding DUF3105 domain-containing protein produces MPRPDRSPAGSDRAAKVAKIQKAGAAAERRRGGLIWAAVALILTLIVGLVAWAIIRDSPALVDLSAVEEYENSGQVHTTEPVDYEVMPPVGGPHHPTWFNCGVYQEELPLEHVVHSLEHGAVWLTYQPSLPADQIAVLEELGEQEYLMVSPLGAQDSPVVATSWDTQLKLDEAEERTLQAFIREYKQGPKTPEPGALCSNGTSIDLVPRG; encoded by the coding sequence ATGCCTCGACCCGACCGCTCGCCCGCCGGCTCCGACCGCGCGGCCAAGGTGGCCAAGATCCAGAAGGCCGGCGCCGCGGCCGAGCGTCGCCGCGGCGGGCTCATCTGGGCCGCTGTCGCACTGATCCTGACCCTCATCGTGGGGCTGGTGGCCTGGGCGATCATCCGGGACTCGCCCGCGCTGGTCGACCTGTCCGCGGTCGAGGAGTACGAGAACAGCGGCCAGGTGCACACCACCGAGCCGGTCGACTACGAGGTAATGCCCCCCGTCGGCGGCCCGCACCACCCGACGTGGTTCAACTGCGGGGTCTACCAGGAGGAGCTGCCGCTGGAGCACGTCGTGCACTCCCTGGAGCACGGCGCGGTCTGGTTGACCTACCAGCCCAGCCTGCCGGCCGACCAGATCGCGGTGCTGGAGGAGCTGGGTGAGCAGGAGTACCTGATGGTCAGCCCCCTGGGTGCGCAGGACTCCCCCGTCGTCGCGACCTCGTGGGACACCCAGCTCAAGCTCGACGAGGCGGAGGAGCGCACCCTGCAGGCCTTCATCCGCGAGTACAAGCAGGGGCCCAAGACCCCCGAGCCGGGAGCCCTGTGCAGCAACGGCACCTCGATCGACCTCGTCCCGCGCGGATGA
- a CDS encoding DUF4233 domain-containing protein, whose product MTLGILTRRLCGATLLAQALSVFFGALVAWRLAQAFDDTQADLYLVGGVALALLCVVAIGALRSRHGVALGWAVQVLTLASALVLPAMVIVAGIFGTLWLLCLRHGRRMDAVNAEREAQARQLSEGEG is encoded by the coding sequence GTGACTCTCGGCATCCTCACCCGACGGCTGTGCGGCGCAACCCTGCTCGCCCAGGCGCTCTCCGTCTTCTTCGGCGCTCTCGTGGCGTGGCGCCTGGCCCAGGCCTTCGACGACACCCAGGCTGACCTGTACCTGGTCGGCGGGGTCGCGCTCGCCCTGCTGTGCGTGGTGGCCATCGGGGCGCTGCGGAGCCGGCACGGGGTCGCGCTGGGCTGGGCGGTCCAGGTCCTCACCCTCGCCTCGGCGCTGGTGCTGCCGGCGATGGTCATCGTGGCGGGCATCTTCGGCACGCTCTGGCTCCTCTGCCTGCGGCACGGCCGCCGGATGGATGCGGTCAACGCCGAGCGCGAGGCGCAGGCCCGCCAGCTGAGCGAAGGCGAGGGCTGA
- a CDS encoding undecaprenyl-diphosphate phosphatase: MDFLTAAVLGLVQGLTEFLPVSSSAHLSVVGRFLGQEDPGAAFTAITQLGTEAAVLIYFWRDIWRIVRQWSLALVGKVPQSDPDARMGWLVILGSIPIGVLGLLFQDSIETQLRSLWITATMLLVFSFVILLAEKVGQQTKQMRELSWRDGILYGLWQAVALIPGVSRSGGTISGGLFLGYTREAAARYSFLLAIPAVLASGGFQVYKSLNETTAIAVAWGPLWLATGIAFVVGFAVIAWFMRYISTHTFTPFVIYRIVLALVLFGLLGFGVIAP, translated from the coding sequence GTGGACTTCCTGACCGCGGCCGTCCTCGGCCTCGTCCAGGGCCTCACCGAGTTCCTCCCCGTCTCCTCCAGCGCCCACCTGTCGGTGGTCGGACGGTTCCTGGGCCAGGAGGATCCGGGGGCGGCCTTCACGGCCATCACCCAGCTGGGCACCGAGGCTGCGGTCCTCATCTACTTCTGGCGGGACATCTGGCGGATCGTGCGCCAGTGGTCTCTCGCCCTGGTGGGCAAGGTGCCGCAGAGTGACCCGGACGCCCGGATGGGCTGGCTGGTCATCCTCGGCTCCATCCCCATCGGCGTGCTCGGGCTGCTCTTCCAGGACTCCATCGAGACCCAGCTGCGCAGCCTGTGGATCACCGCCACGATGCTGCTCGTCTTCTCCTTCGTCATCCTTCTCGCCGAGAAGGTGGGGCAGCAGACCAAGCAGATGCGGGAGCTGTCCTGGCGCGACGGCATCCTGTACGGCCTGTGGCAGGCGGTCGCGCTCATCCCCGGCGTCTCCCGCAGCGGTGGCACCATCTCCGGCGGTCTCTTCCTGGGTTACACCCGGGAGGCGGCCGCCCGCTACTCCTTCCTGCTGGCCATCCCCGCAGTGCTCGCCTCGGGCGGGTTCCAGGTCTACAAGTCCCTCAACGAGACGACCGCCATCGCCGTGGCGTGGGGCCCGCTGTGGCTGGCCACCGGCATCGCCTTCGTCGTCGGCTTCGCGGTGATCGCGTGGTTCATGCGCTACATCAGCACCCACACGTTCACCCCGTTCGTCATCTACCGGATCGTCCTGGCCCTGGTGCTCTTCGGGCTGCTCGGGTTCGGCGTCATCGCGCCCTGA